Proteins from a single region of Ischnura elegans chromosome 2, ioIscEleg1.1, whole genome shotgun sequence:
- the LOC124174076 gene encoding cuticle protein 16.5-like: MKVLIAVALLAIASTEAGYLGGYAAQPIVTYSAPQVIAAPAIAKVAAPAATSYANFNSLHVGQQAVVTKVAAAPAIAKVGIAAAPAISYAAPAVSYAAPAVSYAAPAVSYAAPAVSYAAPAVSYAAAAPAISYAAAAPSYSFAAAPAITKVGYAPTYGLGLKFH, encoded by the exons ATGAAGGTCCTG ATCGCCGTCGCTCTCCTCGCCAtcgcctccaccgaggccggttATCTCGGTGGCTACGCCGCCCAGCCCATCGTCACCTACTCCGCGCCTCAGGTCATCGCTGCACCAGCCATCGCCAAAGTGGCCGCCCCCGCCGCCACCTCCTACGCCAACTTCAACTCCCTGCACGTCGGTCAGCAGGCCGTGGTGACCAAGGTGGCCGCCGCACCGGCCATCGCTAAGGTCGGCATCGCCGCTGCCCCGGCCATCTCCTACGCCGCACCCGCTGTGTCCTACGCCGCTCCCGCTGTCTCCTACGCCGCCCCCGCGGTGTCCTACGCCGCTCCCGCTGTCTCATACGCCGCACCTGCAGTGTCTTACGCCGCCGCCGCACCCGCCATCTCTTACGCGGCCGCCGCGCCGTCCTACTCTTTCGCCGCCGCGCCCGCCATCACCAAGGTGGGATACGCCCCGACCTACGGCCTCGGCCTCAAGTTCCACTGA